In a single window of the Allobranchiibius huperziae genome:
- a CDS encoding BTAD domain-containing putative transcriptional regulator — protein MTLALRLLDAVAWGDQEIAGDRVRTLLAHLVAAGGEGVGATRLEEWLWPDDAPADPRKALQVIVSRARKQTAPDVIERVGTRYRCGLEPDQVDAWRLQHLARSARRAAAAQEWAAARDTAEQVLAIDVGDTEPGPLGDLRRSARDDVDSCRAVLGEAASRLGDHARAVPILQPLVTGPTPAEPLFEAYLRSLSETAGTAEALARYDAYRRALADELGTTPGDRLRALHAELLALEDPQRSGVRYDDTDLIGRAADVSALRESTRTARVVTILGPGGLGKTRLAHVIARGASQPAVHFVELAGVVSGDGVLPTLASAVGVRDSTTNRPVRPRPTDLRTRLIDRLGSVPTLLVLDNCEQVVDAVADLVAALITQVQALTVLTTSRTALGIRAERVYALPQLGHDDATTLFRDRALAARPGVELRDEVVGPLVDRLDGLPLAIELAAARVRAMSVTAIAERLDQRFSLLRGSTRGVPERHQTLQAVIDWSWNLLDADDRDALTALSAFHDGFDLEGAEWVVGSAALTHVESLVSQSLLTVVEDDTVRYRMLETVREFGRDRLEQTGRGTTVRGAVRAWALHVSRTTAARFFGPDQIDTIDALTRDEGNLAVELDRAIASDDAEATAVIGATLITLWQVSGNFLRAFDASESAAQVIMRHPVAPQDADAARTLLAWDAMFQGLFREAADQALLDALDTLGPGDDSRLAALVQISGVLAQVTGDHAATAEERLIALSGSPDRHLAGLAARWWMHLAENAGDLDVALHALDLALSNSEESDGPWQVHALRAERAGLLVQGGRRIEAAREAERAIDVLLRLHAVDDAAQQRMVIALGAIDAGDLAEAQSQAERLEAETAEVGVVGWGSSEPVRAELAFARGDRQSAARLHLDGWCLMQRLTVSLAMSLDRAAPWLLFGRAAYLHSVVLADTAGAPDAASTTAYVESLEALSETLAGSLADLDHPSAGALAFAVGRWVVTHLPDAADTGARLMVLAHASGYNQVYPSMDWERAVRDVQQVAPDLIDRARPGIGDDSAARFTQLRETVDRLRSAQSLRR, from the coding sequence GTGACCCTCGCGCTCCGGCTGCTCGACGCGGTGGCCTGGGGCGACCAGGAGATCGCGGGCGACCGGGTGCGCACCTTGTTGGCTCACCTCGTCGCGGCCGGTGGCGAAGGTGTCGGCGCGACCCGGCTCGAGGAATGGCTCTGGCCGGACGACGCGCCCGCTGATCCACGAAAAGCCCTGCAGGTCATCGTCTCCCGCGCCCGGAAGCAGACGGCGCCGGACGTGATCGAACGGGTCGGCACCCGCTACCGCTGCGGCCTCGAACCCGACCAGGTCGATGCCTGGCGGCTGCAGCACCTGGCCCGCTCCGCTCGGCGGGCGGCGGCCGCGCAGGAGTGGGCCGCGGCTCGCGACACCGCCGAGCAGGTGCTGGCCATCGACGTCGGCGACACCGAGCCCGGCCCGCTGGGCGACCTGCGCCGCAGCGCCCGTGACGACGTCGATTCCTGTCGCGCGGTGCTCGGCGAGGCGGCGAGCAGGCTCGGCGACCACGCGCGCGCCGTACCGATCCTGCAGCCGCTCGTCACCGGTCCGACACCAGCGGAGCCGCTGTTCGAGGCCTACCTGCGCAGCCTGTCGGAGACGGCCGGCACCGCCGAGGCCCTGGCCCGGTACGACGCGTACCGACGTGCGCTCGCCGACGAGCTGGGCACGACACCGGGTGACCGACTGCGTGCCCTGCACGCGGAGCTCCTTGCCCTGGAGGACCCCCAGCGAAGCGGGGTCCGCTACGACGACACCGACCTGATCGGGCGTGCCGCCGATGTGTCCGCCCTGCGCGAATCGACCCGCACCGCAAGGGTGGTCACGATCCTGGGACCGGGTGGCCTGGGCAAGACGCGCTTGGCGCACGTCATCGCCCGAGGAGCCTCGCAGCCCGCGGTGCACTTCGTGGAGCTGGCCGGAGTCGTCTCCGGGGACGGGGTGCTGCCGACGCTCGCGAGCGCTGTCGGCGTCCGCGACAGCACCACGAACCGACCGGTCCGCCCACGCCCGACGGACCTGCGGACCCGACTCATCGACCGCCTCGGGTCGGTGCCCACGCTCCTCGTGCTGGACAACTGCGAGCAGGTCGTCGATGCGGTCGCCGACCTCGTCGCGGCACTGATCACCCAGGTGCAGGCGCTGACCGTGCTCACCACCTCGCGCACGGCGCTCGGGATCCGCGCCGAACGGGTCTACGCGCTCCCCCAGCTCGGTCACGACGACGCCACCACCCTCTTCCGCGACCGGGCTCTCGCGGCGCGCCCGGGTGTGGAGCTGCGCGACGAGGTCGTCGGGCCGCTCGTCGATCGACTCGACGGTCTCCCGCTGGCGATCGAGCTGGCCGCGGCCCGCGTCCGCGCGATGTCGGTGACCGCGATCGCGGAGCGCCTGGACCAGCGCTTCAGCCTGCTGCGTGGGAGCACCCGCGGGGTGCCGGAGCGGCACCAGACCCTGCAGGCCGTCATCGACTGGTCCTGGAACCTGCTGGACGCTGACGACCGCGACGCCCTCACCGCCCTGTCGGCGTTCCACGACGGTTTCGACCTCGAGGGTGCCGAATGGGTCGTCGGGTCTGCCGCGCTCACGCACGTCGAGAGTCTGGTGTCGCAGTCGCTGCTCACCGTCGTCGAGGACGACACGGTGCGCTATCGGATGCTGGAGACGGTGCGAGAGTTCGGGCGGGACCGTCTGGAGCAGACCGGCCGGGGCACGACGGTGCGCGGCGCCGTACGCGCCTGGGCGCTGCACGTCAGCCGCACGACGGCCGCGCGCTTCTTCGGCCCCGACCAGATCGACACGATCGACGCGCTGACCCGCGACGAAGGCAACCTCGCGGTCGAGTTGGATCGGGCGATCGCCTCCGACGACGCCGAGGCGACCGCCGTGATCGGCGCGACCCTGATCACGCTGTGGCAGGTCAGCGGCAACTTCCTGCGCGCCTTCGATGCCAGTGAGAGCGCAGCCCAGGTGATCATGCGGCACCCGGTCGCTCCGCAGGACGCCGACGCCGCACGCACCCTGCTGGCGTGGGACGCGATGTTTCAAGGACTGTTCCGCGAGGCCGCCGATCAAGCGCTCCTCGACGCGCTCGACACGCTGGGGCCGGGCGATGACTCCCGCCTCGCCGCACTGGTGCAGATCTCCGGCGTGCTCGCCCAGGTCACGGGAGACCACGCGGCGACGGCTGAGGAACGACTCATCGCCCTGTCCGGCTCACCGGACAGGCACCTCGCGGGACTCGCGGCGCGCTGGTGGATGCACCTGGCGGAGAACGCCGGCGATCTGGACGTCGCGCTGCACGCACTGGACCTCGCGCTGTCCAACAGCGAGGAGTCGGACGGCCCGTGGCAGGTGCACGCGCTACGTGCCGAGCGCGCGGGCCTGCTCGTGCAGGGCGGCCGACGGATCGAGGCGGCGCGAGAGGCGGAGCGCGCGATCGACGTCCTGCTGCGCCTGCACGCGGTGGACGACGCCGCGCAACAGCGGATGGTCATCGCGCTGGGCGCGATCGACGCGGGCGACCTCGCCGAGGCGCAGTCGCAGGCCGAGCGACTCGAGGCGGAGACCGCCGAGGTCGGCGTCGTGGGGTGGGGTTCCTCGGAGCCGGTGCGCGCCGAGCTCGCCTTCGCGCGGGGGGATCGGCAGTCGGCCGCCCGGTTGCACCTCGACGGCTGGTGCCTGATGCAGCGACTGACCGTCTCGCTAGCCATGTCCCTGGACCGGGCCGCCCCGTGGCTGCTCTTCGGCCGCGCCGCGTATCTGCACAGCGTGGTGCTGGCCGACACCGCCGGCGCGCCCGACGCCGCCAGCACCACGGCGTACGTCGAATCCCTCGAAGCGCTGAGCGAAACCCTCGCCGGGTCGCTCGCCGACCTGGACCACCCCTCCGCGGGCGCCCTTGCGTTCGCCGTCGGTCGGTGGGTCGTCACGCACCTGCCGGACGCCGCGGACACCGGCGCCCGGCTGATGGTCCTCGCTCACGCCTCCGGCTACAACCAGGTGTATCCCTCGATGGACTGGGAGCGCGCGGTCCGCGACGTGCAGCAGGTCGCGCCCGATCTCATCGACCGGGCACGACCTGGGATCGGCGACGACTCCGCCGCACGTTTCACGCAGCTGCGCGAGACGGTCGACCGGCTGCGGTCGGCTCAGAGCTTGCGGCGGTAG
- a CDS encoding ATP-binding cassette domain-containing protein: MIEVRNLSKQYGDKTAVDDLTFTVRPGIVTGFLGPNGAGKSTTMRMIIGLDAPTTGSVRVNGKPFAQHARPLHEVGALLEARSIHPGRSARNHLLAIGATAGIGRSRVDEVLDLVGLSDVATRRAGSFSLGMGQRLGVATALLADPRTLILDEPVNGLDPDGVRWIRTLLKQLAAEGRTVFLSSHLMSEMALTADHVIVVGRGRLLRDQSMADFIADASVASVRVRSPQSAVLAGLLASDGVTVRDVARDTLEVEGLSTDRIGTIAAEASLTLFELASRDASLEDAYMALTEDSVAFRSRTSPQHDDETVDAA; the protein is encoded by the coding sequence GTGATCGAGGTACGGAACCTGAGCAAGCAGTACGGCGACAAGACGGCGGTCGACGACCTGACCTTCACCGTGCGCCCCGGCATCGTGACCGGTTTCCTCGGCCCGAACGGTGCGGGCAAGTCCACAACCATGCGGATGATCATCGGATTGGACGCGCCGACGACGGGTTCGGTGCGGGTCAACGGCAAGCCGTTCGCGCAGCACGCCCGGCCCCTGCACGAGGTGGGCGCGCTGCTGGAGGCCCGCTCGATCCACCCGGGCCGGTCCGCGCGCAACCACCTGCTGGCGATCGGCGCCACCGCGGGCATCGGTCGATCCCGCGTCGACGAGGTCCTCGATCTGGTCGGGCTGAGCGATGTGGCGACCCGCCGGGCGGGATCGTTCTCACTGGGGATGGGTCAGCGCCTCGGAGTCGCCACCGCCCTGCTGGCCGATCCACGCACTCTGATCCTGGACGAACCGGTCAACGGTCTGGATCCGGACGGGGTGCGGTGGATCCGCACCCTGCTCAAACAGCTCGCGGCCGAAGGGCGCACCGTCTTCCTGTCCTCCCACCTGATGAGCGAGATGGCCCTGACGGCGGACCACGTGATCGTGGTGGGGCGAGGCAGGCTGTTGCGCGACCAGTCGATGGCGGACTTCATCGCCGACGCCTCGGTCGCATCGGTGCGGGTGCGCAGCCCCCAATCCGCAGTGCTGGCAGGCCTGTTGGCTTCAGACGGCGTCACCGTGCGCGACGTCGCGCGGGACACCCTCGAGGTCGAGGGCCTGTCCACCGACCGGATCGGCACCATCGCCGCGGAGGCGTCCCTGACCCTGTTCGAGCTGGCGAGTCGGGACGCGTCGCTGGAGGACGCGTACATGGCGCTCACCGAGGACTCGGTCGCCTTCCGCTCGCGCACCTCCCCTCAGCACGACGACGAAACGGTGGACGCAGCATGA
- a CDS encoding ABC transporter permease translates to MSSPAIDTDRPASDETTSIRSEPVSLPRVVTSEFIKFRSLRSSWAVLGGAVLGMLVVALIVGYNTRHLTKNLQPDDVVASSPLQGYYLGQLLIGALGVLFVSGEFSTGMIASTMAAVPKRLPVLWAKLLVFTSIVLVSMTTASVIAFLLGEGVIGHFRASYGLGDPTALRVALGTGVYLTLVGVIGGALGWIVRSTPGALVAYFATVLVVPVLFNSVLGTWGKDVGKYLPSTAGASFVSSLREPQTLTPWVGLAVLGVWAVVAVAVAAAQLRRRDA, encoded by the coding sequence ATGAGCAGCCCCGCGATCGACACAGACCGCCCCGCATCCGACGAGACCACATCGATCCGCAGTGAACCGGTCTCGTTGCCCCGGGTCGTGACGTCGGAGTTCATCAAGTTCCGGTCGCTGCGGTCGTCCTGGGCGGTCCTCGGTGGCGCCGTGCTCGGCATGCTGGTGGTGGCCCTCATCGTCGGATACAACACCCGCCACCTCACGAAGAACCTGCAACCGGACGATGTCGTGGCCTCCTCGCCGCTGCAGGGGTACTACCTCGGTCAGTTGCTCATCGGCGCCCTCGGCGTGCTCTTCGTCTCCGGGGAGTTCTCCACCGGCATGATCGCCTCGACGATGGCCGCCGTACCCAAGCGCCTGCCGGTCCTGTGGGCCAAGCTGCTGGTCTTCACCTCGATCGTCCTGGTGTCCATGACGACCGCCTCGGTGATCGCCTTCCTGCTCGGGGAGGGCGTGATCGGTCACTTCCGGGCGTCGTACGGACTCGGAGATCCGACCGCGCTGCGGGTGGCACTCGGCACGGGTGTCTACCTCACCTTGGTCGGCGTGATCGGCGGTGCCCTCGGGTGGATCGTCCGCAGCACCCCGGGCGCGCTCGTCGCCTACTTCGCGACCGTCCTCGTGGTGCCGGTGCTCTTCAACTCGGTCCTCGGCACCTGGGGGAAGGACGTGGGCAAGTACCTCCCGAGCACAGCCGGTGCGAGCTTCGTCTCCAGTCTGCGGGAGCCCCAGACGCTCACGCCCTGGGTCGGCCTCGCCGTGCTGGGTGTCTGGGCCGTGGTCGCCGTGGCCGTAGCGGCCGCGCAGCTGAGGCGCCGCGACGCGTGA
- a CDS encoding sensor histidine kinase produces the protein MTPASATVPPAAPVARPTRTPDVRRSGFGRLPQALRTPQVMDVGIAVALGAATVLMDTQGPDARVSAAVWWDLALAAPLIVRRRYPTVCLALVSVLCFGQWLQDVRASGPLAFLIALYTFSSSEVRRATMAAAVVVAGLGVALVMIRWAPSSQRPLHTLMFTAVVAAAWIAGVYARTRRAYLRATLERAETAERDRDRQAQIAIAADRAQMAREMHDVIAHSLSVMITLNDAAAAVASPEAMRTTVVQASDVGRQALSEMHRMLRVLREDAQADLFPQPGLAQLGDLVAMVRDAGLDVRLSITGDVRVLPATAQLAAYRIVQESLTNVLKHARSVQHVDVALTVGEDELRVQIEDDGARIDEHGRGRMGHGLQGMSERAALFGGTAVAGPSAPRGWTVRAVLHTDPMPDPQ, from the coding sequence ATGACTCCGGCGTCCGCGACGGTGCCACCGGCAGCCCCGGTGGCGCGGCCGACGCGGACCCCGGACGTCCGGCGGTCCGGGTTCGGACGTCTACCGCAGGCGCTGCGCACACCCCAGGTGATGGACGTGGGCATCGCGGTCGCGCTCGGTGCCGCCACGGTGCTGATGGACACCCAGGGTCCGGATGCCCGGGTATCCGCGGCGGTGTGGTGGGACCTCGCCCTCGCCGCACCGCTGATCGTCCGCCGTCGCTACCCGACGGTGTGCCTTGCGCTCGTCTCGGTGCTGTGTTTCGGACAGTGGCTGCAGGACGTCCGCGCCTCGGGGCCGCTGGCGTTCCTCATCGCGCTCTACACCTTCAGCAGCAGCGAGGTACGCCGCGCGACGATGGCCGCCGCCGTGGTCGTCGCCGGGCTGGGTGTCGCCTTGGTCATGATCCGTTGGGCGCCCTCGAGCCAGCGCCCGCTGCACACCCTGATGTTCACCGCGGTGGTCGCCGCGGCCTGGATCGCAGGTGTCTACGCGCGAACCCGGCGGGCCTACCTTCGCGCCACCCTCGAGCGGGCGGAGACCGCCGAGCGCGACCGGGACCGGCAGGCCCAGATCGCCATCGCGGCGGACCGCGCACAGATGGCGCGCGAGATGCACGACGTCATCGCGCACAGCCTGTCGGTGATGATCACCCTCAACGACGCGGCCGCGGCCGTCGCGTCGCCGGAGGCGATGCGCACGACGGTCGTGCAGGCATCCGACGTCGGCCGTCAGGCGCTCAGCGAGATGCACCGCATGCTGCGCGTCCTGCGCGAGGATGCCCAGGCCGATCTCTTTCCCCAACCCGGCCTGGCGCAGCTGGGGGATCTGGTCGCGATGGTGCGCGACGCCGGCCTCGACGTGCGGCTCAGCATCACCGGCGACGTCCGCGTGCTGCCTGCGACCGCCCAGCTGGCGGCGTACCGCATCGTGCAGGAGAGTCTGACGAACGTGCTCAAGCACGCCCGGTCGGTGCAGCATGTCGACGTGGCACTCACCGTGGGGGAGGACGAACTGCGCGTGCAGATCGAGGACGACGGGGCCCGTATCGATGAACACGGCCGCGGGCGGATGGGCCACGGGCTGCAGGGGATGTCGGAGCGGGCGGCGCTCTTCGGCGGTACGGCGGTGGCTGGCCCGAGCGCCCCGCGAGGCTGGACGGTGCGCGCCGTACTGCACACCGACCCGATGCCGGACCCGCAGTGA
- a CDS encoding response regulator, which produces MTIRVFLVDDQPLLRQGFSMILGAQEDMEVVGEASDGAQALVDIARAAPDVVLMDVRMPGMNGIDATRAIATNWPDVRVIILTTFDLDEYAFEGLRAGASGFLLKNAQTDEFVRAVRAVSRGDAVIAPSTTRRLLESYAGAFTALRPSRVQDDAIAELTARERDVFDQVAAGLSNGEISTCLTLSEATVKTHVARILRKLGLRDRVQVVIYAYESGLARPR; this is translated from the coding sequence GTGACGATCCGGGTCTTCCTCGTCGACGACCAGCCGTTGCTGCGGCAGGGGTTCTCCATGATCCTCGGGGCGCAGGAGGACATGGAGGTCGTGGGGGAGGCGAGCGACGGTGCCCAGGCGCTGGTGGACATCGCACGGGCCGCGCCCGATGTGGTCCTGATGGACGTGCGCATGCCCGGGATGAACGGCATCGACGCCACCCGGGCGATCGCGACGAACTGGCCGGACGTGCGGGTCATCATCCTGACCACGTTCGACCTGGACGAGTACGCCTTCGAGGGGCTGCGGGCCGGTGCGAGCGGATTCCTGCTCAAGAACGCACAGACCGACGAGTTCGTGCGCGCCGTGCGCGCGGTGTCCAGGGGCGATGCCGTGATCGCGCCCAGTACGACGCGTCGCCTGCTGGAGAGCTATGCCGGCGCGTTCACCGCGTTGCGGCCGTCGCGGGTGCAGGACGACGCCATCGCCGAACTGACGGCTCGCGAGCGTGACGTGTTCGACCAGGTCGCCGCGGGCCTGTCCAACGGGGAGATATCCACCTGTCTCACCCTGTCCGAGGCGACCGTGAAGACGCACGTCGCACGGATCCTGCGCAAACTCGGTCTGCGGGATCGCGTGCAGGTCGTCATCTACGCCTACGAGTCCGGGCTCGCCCGGCCCCGGTGA
- a CDS encoding TOBE domain-containing protein yields MRLSTRNQLAGTVTEVTVGAVMATVKLRLDGGGQQVTASITKEAVEELGLTVGSKAIALVKSTEVMIGVE; encoded by the coding sequence ATGCGCCTGTCCACCCGTAATCAGCTTGCCGGCACGGTCACCGAGGTCACCGTCGGCGCCGTGATGGCGACCGTCAAACTTCGGCTCGACGGCGGTGGTCAGCAGGTCACCGCCAGCATCACCAAGGAGGCCGTGGAGGAGCTCGGACTGACGGTCGGGAGCAAGGCCATCGCCCTGGTGAAGTCCACTGAGGTGATGATCGGCGTCGAATGA
- a CDS encoding cold-shock protein: protein MAQGTVKWFNAEKGFGFIAQDGGGPDVFVHYSAIQTNGYKSLDEAQRVEFEITQGDKGPQATNVVAV, encoded by the coding sequence ATGGCACAGGGCACCGTCAAGTGGTTCAACGCTGAAAAGGGCTTCGGCTTCATTGCGCAGGACGGTGGGGGCCCGGACGTTTTCGTCCACTACTCCGCCATCCAGACCAATGGATACAAGAGCCTCGACGAGGCGCAGCGCGTCGAGTTCGAGATCACCCAGGGCGACAAGGGCCCGCAGGCGACCAACGTCGTCGCGGTCTGA
- a CDS encoding LCP family protein: MTERGEPGAPHRRAQLPRASRPSTTDDAVSSSEADDGAGSRRARPAGATATGPRTHLRSRSAVRETRAHEVRRALLLTTMSAIVPGLGLTLTRRRKLGAVLLGFSVILFVVLAWLLTRGGIMHGAARLLSTRGLLFMLFVCVVGGLIWLGGILATYAETSGRRWPNQTKWMHRLFTAVLCMVIAVPAAVATNYVWVTKGTLGHVFVPRYKGRDAVQHTPVAGSDPWKSVPRINMLFLGSDAGADRTGVRTDSIMVASIDTHTGDTTLVSIPRNLEHVPIPTSNPLHKIYPNGFYCPNRGTGHECLMDALWTEAGTNYPTLFPKDEKNPGLDTTREVVSDIVGMPIDYTVVIDLAGFQKLVDAMGGVYVNVPAGGIAIGGRIVNGEIVPGSITGRVPGGYRKLNGYQALWYSRSRVENSDDDRTRRQRCMVNSLINQANPFTMITKFTDVMSVARQSITMDIPQDHLDAFATLVNRMKKGDMRSVNLSYPTIASGNPDFAKIRALIKAAIDRPHTAKKPKSATTSTSPTTPSTSTPSSTASANPISDTASSC; the protein is encoded by the coding sequence ATGACTGAACGCGGCGAACCCGGTGCGCCTCACCGCCGGGCGCAGCTTCCGCGCGCGTCGCGTCCGTCGACGACCGACGATGCGGTGAGCTCCTCCGAGGCCGACGACGGCGCCGGTTCCCGGCGTGCCCGCCCGGCCGGTGCCACCGCCACGGGCCCACGCACGCATCTGAGGTCGCGCTCCGCGGTTCGTGAGACGCGCGCGCACGAGGTGCGCCGCGCGCTGCTGCTGACCACGATGAGCGCGATCGTGCCGGGGCTGGGCCTGACCCTCACCCGCAGGCGCAAGCTCGGCGCCGTACTGCTCGGCTTCTCCGTGATCCTCTTCGTGGTGCTCGCCTGGCTGCTGACCCGCGGCGGCATCATGCACGGCGCGGCGCGGCTGCTGTCCACCCGTGGCTTGCTCTTCATGCTGTTCGTGTGCGTTGTCGGCGGGTTGATCTGGCTGGGGGGCATCCTCGCGACGTACGCCGAGACCTCCGGCCGTCGGTGGCCGAACCAGACCAAGTGGATGCACCGGCTCTTCACCGCCGTGCTCTGCATGGTGATCGCTGTGCCCGCGGCGGTCGCCACCAACTACGTGTGGGTCACCAAGGGCACCCTCGGCCATGTCTTCGTCCCCCGGTACAAGGGACGCGACGCCGTACAGCACACCCCGGTGGCGGGCTCGGACCCGTGGAAGTCGGTCCCCCGCATCAACATGCTGTTCCTGGGCTCGGACGCGGGCGCGGACCGCACGGGCGTCCGCACCGACTCGATCATGGTGGCGAGCATCGACACCCACACCGGCGACACGACGCTGGTCAGCATCCCGCGCAACCTGGAGCACGTACCGATCCCGACCAGCAACCCGTTGCACAAGATCTACCCCAACGGCTTCTACTGCCCCAACCGCGGCACCGGCCACGAATGCCTGATGGACGCGCTGTGGACCGAGGCGGGCACCAATTATCCGACCCTGTTCCCCAAGGACGAGAAGAACCCCGGCCTGGACACCACTCGCGAGGTGGTCAGCGACATCGTCGGTATGCCGATCGACTACACCGTGGTGATCGACCTGGCCGGTTTCCAGAAGCTGGTCGACGCGATGGGGGGCGTCTACGTCAACGTGCCGGCCGGCGGCATCGCCATCGGCGGACGCATCGTCAACGGCGAGATCGTGCCGGGCAGCATCACCGGCCGAGTGCCCGGCGGCTATCGCAAACTGAACGGCTACCAGGCGCTGTGGTACTCGCGCAGCCGCGTGGAGAACAGCGACGACGACCGCACGCGCCGCCAGCGGTGCATGGTCAACAGCCTGATCAACCAGGCGAACCCGTTCACCATGATCACCAAGTTCACCGACGTGATGAGCGTTGCTCGTCAGAGCATCACGATGGACATCCCCCAGGACCACCTGGACGCGTTCGCGACGCTGGTCAACCGCATGAAGAAGGGCGACATGCGCAGCGTCAACCTGAGCTACCCGACCATCGCGAGCGGGAACCCCGACTTCGCGAAGATCCGGGCGCTGATCAAGGCCGCCATCGACCGTCCGCACACCGCCAAGAAGCCGAAGTCGGCGACGACCTCCACCTCGCCCACGACGCCCAGCACGTCGACTCCGTCCTCGACCGCGTCGGCCAACCCCATCTCCGACACCGCCAGCTCCTGCTGA
- a CDS encoding alcohol dehydrogenase catalytic domain-containing protein — MRAVVFASEGTLVLEDRPEPKPGFKEVLIETAAVGICGTDAHVFDGEFEGTVFPLVPGHEATGTVVALGEGCDTSINKLAVGDHVAINPSTVCGECEFCLNGKNNLCRSWNGLGVVASDGASQERFVAPLANVFKLKPDTDLHLAALIEPLACSIRGWDQLPRRMGDHVLVYGAGTMGLLMAQLAPYAGAASVTVVDVNEGRLQVAADVGIQHRYTNADDADRDLWDVVIDCTGNVKAIEDGLKRLKPGASFQHFGVAATDAVAQYAPFRVYRDELSIGGSMAVLNSFGRAVEMFEAGAIKAAPMVSHSFSLDDYSDALTMFRAGTGRKLQIRPNDSESKVLL, encoded by the coding sequence ATGCGTGCAGTCGTTTTCGCCAGTGAGGGCACGTTGGTCCTCGAAGATCGGCCCGAGCCCAAGCCCGGCTTCAAGGAGGTGCTCATCGAGACCGCCGCGGTGGGTATCTGCGGCACCGACGCCCACGTCTTCGACGGCGAGTTCGAGGGGACCGTCTTCCCGCTGGTCCCGGGCCACGAGGCCACCGGAACCGTGGTGGCGCTCGGCGAGGGATGTGACACCAGCATCAACAAGCTCGCCGTCGGCGATCACGTCGCCATCAACCCGAGCACGGTCTGCGGCGAGTGCGAGTTCTGTCTCAACGGCAAGAACAACCTGTGCCGGTCCTGGAACGGCCTCGGCGTGGTGGCCTCGGACGGCGCGTCGCAGGAGCGGTTCGTGGCGCCGCTCGCCAACGTCTTCAAGCTCAAGCCCGACACCGACCTGCATCTTGCCGCTCTGATCGAGCCGTTGGCGTGCTCGATCCGCGGGTGGGATCAGCTGCCGCGTCGGATGGGCGACCACGTGCTGGTCTACGGCGCCGGCACCATGGGCCTGCTCATGGCGCAGCTCGCGCCCTACGCCGGTGCCGCTTCGGTCACCGTGGTCGACGTCAACGAAGGGCGCCTGCAGGTCGCTGCGGACGTCGGGATCCAGCACCGGTACACCAACGCCGACGACGCGGATCGCGACCTGTGGGACGTGGTGATCGACTGCACCGGAAACGTCAAGGCCATCGAGGACGGTCTCAAGCGGCTGAAGCCCGGCGCGTCGTTCCAGCACTTCGGCGTGGCCGCGACCGACGCGGTCGCCCAGTACGCGCCGTTCCGGGTCTACCGCGACGAACTGTCGATCGGCGGGTCGATGGCGGTCCTGAACTCCTTCGGTCGCGCGGTGGAGATGTTCGAGGCCGGCGCCATCAAGGCCGCGCCGATGGTCAGCCACTCCTTCAGCCTCGACGACTACTCCGACGCGCTCACGATGTTCCGCGCCGGCACCGGCCGCAAGCTGCAGATCCGGCCCAACGACAGCGAGTCGAAGGTGCTCCTCTGA
- a CDS encoding DUF2291 family protein: MSTATDVAPTQDGGRGVRRGPGALALRRFAPPAVLVVVLVLMLTVGTTYAGGKTASAGANGGVVAFSPAEWAQRNFPAVQKYISTHAIAASTLVADLKKDPTGAKVGITPNGAIGPEIPVKFTGVVKSNTGGGIYNIAVSGVPTTQVIHLVTGPAILSTDLRDVSGQYTQNTPGINNQTDFLNAALALNNVMKSQVLAKAGVSDLTGRTVTVEGAFGLINPALWTITPSKLTVS, from the coding sequence ATGAGCACCGCCACCGACGTCGCGCCCACGCAGGACGGTGGTCGCGGCGTGCGGCGAGGGCCGGGTGCGCTGGCGCTCAGGCGTTTCGCGCCGCCGGCCGTGCTCGTCGTGGTCCTGGTTCTGATGCTCACCGTCGGCACCACCTACGCGGGCGGTAAGACCGCGAGCGCGGGCGCCAACGGCGGAGTGGTCGCCTTCAGCCCTGCGGAGTGGGCCCAGAGGAACTTCCCAGCCGTGCAGAAGTACATCTCGACGCATGCCATCGCGGCGTCGACTCTGGTGGCCGATCTGAAGAAGGACCCGACCGGCGCGAAGGTCGGCATCACTCCCAACGGAGCGATCGGTCCGGAGATCCCGGTGAAGTTCACCGGCGTCGTCAAGAGCAACACCGGTGGCGGCATATACAACATCGCGGTTTCGGGCGTACCGACGACACAGGTCATCCATCTCGTCACAGGACCCGCGATCTTGAGCACGGATCTGCGCGATGTGTCGGGCCAGTACACCCAGAACACGCCGGGAATCAACAACCAGACCGATTTCCTGAACGCCGCGCTGGCGTTGAACAACGTGATGAAGTCACAGGTTCTCGCGAAGGCTGGCGTCTCCGACCTCACGGGTAGGACCGTGACGGTCGAGGGTGCCTTCGGATTGATCAACCCGGCCCTGTGGACCATCACCCCCTCGAAGCTGACGGTGTCGTGA